The region GCACTGGGCCAGGCCCTCGACGCCCTGGGCAGCGGCAACGGCTTCGACACGGCGCGTGCCCAGGTGACCGATCTCGCGGCCGGCTTCGCCCGCTTGAAACAGGCGACGGCGACCTTGCAGGCGGCCCGCACCGGCATGAGCGACGCGGCCGCGCAGGTGGCGCGGAATGTCGCCGAGGTGGTCGGCCGGCAGGACGCCATGGCGCGCGACGGCCGCGGCGGCGCCGAGACTTTCGTGCTGATCGGGGCGGCCGTCGCGGTGCTGCTGGGCATTGCCGCGGCACTCCTGATCAGCCGCAGCATCGCCCGGCCGCTGGTCGGGGTCACCGGCATCATCCGGCGCATCGCCGACGGCAATCTCGACATCGCCGTCGAGGGCGGCGAGCGCCGCGACGAGGTCGGCGAGATCGCCCGGGCGGTATCGATCCTGCGCGACCGCGGGCGGGAAGCGGCCGTCCTGGCGGCCGAGGCCGAAACCCTGCGCCAGGGCGGCGAGGCCGAACGCCGCGCCCGGCGGGAAGCCGAACGCCAGGCCGAGATCGCGCGCCAGGAAGAGGCAGAGCAGCAGCGCCGCAAGGCCGAACAGGAACGGCGCCAGGAGACCCGTGCGCTGGCCGATCGGTTCGATGCCGAGATCAGCACCATCGTCCAGGCGCTGGCCACGGCCGCGCAGGAGCTGGAAGGCAACGCTCGCATGATGACCGGCTCGGCGCAACAGGTGAGCATCGAGGCCGAGGGCGGGCGCGCCGCCACCGGATCGGCGCTTTCGGGTGCCCAGTCGGTCTCCGCCGGGGCCGAGCAGCTATCGGCATCGGTCGCCGAAATCGGCCGCCGCATTTCCGATTCGAGCCATCGCACCAGCGAGGCCGCCGCCCAGGCCGAACGCAGCCGGCGCACGGTGGGCAGCCTCGCCGACGCGGTGGCCCAGATCGGCGAAATCGCGGGGCTGATCTCGGCGGTGGCGGGCAAGACCAACCTGCTGGCGTTGAACGCGACGATCGAGGCGGCGCGCGCCGGCGAGGCCGGCAAAGGTTTTGCCGTGGTGGCAGCCGAGGTGAAGGATCTCGCCAACCAGACCGCGCGTGCAACCGAGCAGATTACCCAGCAGATCGACAGGATCCAGGGCGCCACCCAGGAATCGGTCGCCGCGATCTCCGGGGTCGCGGCAGCGATCAGCGAGTTGAATGCCATTGCCGCGGCCATCGCCGCCGCCACCGAGCAGCAGGGTGCCTCGACCAAGGAAATCGCCAGCAGCATCATGCAGGTCGCCGATGGTGCCGCGACGGCCGACCAGGCCATCGAGGTCGTGCTGTCGACAGCCGGCGCGACCGGCGAAGCGGCGCACCAGGTGCTGGCGGCGGCAACCGCCATCTCGGCCGAGACTGCCGGCCTGCGGGCGCGGGTCGACGGCTTCCTCACGCAGGTCAGGGCTGCTTGACGGCAATCTTGACAGCGTCCCGGCGGCGCGTTCGATTGGGCCCGCAAGGCCCGATACGAAGGCGCTGACCGTGACTCTGCCGCTCGACCCCCACCTGTTCAAACTCTACCTCGTCGCCGCTACCGTGCTGATCCTCATTCCCGGGCCGGACTTCCTGTTGGTCCTGGGGCGCAGCCTGTTCGAGGGCCGCCAGGCCGGCTGGACCGCGATCGGCGGCATCACCGTGGGCAACACCATCCATTCGACCCTGGCCGCGGCCGGCATCTCGGCCCTGGTCGCGGCCTCGCCCACGCTGTTCCAGGTTCTCAAGCTGCTCGGCGCCGGCTACCTCGCCTGGCTGGGCGCACGCGCCCTGGTCGCCGCCTACCACCACTGGCGGACGGGCGCCGCCCCGGCCGCGCCGGTGACCGGCAACGGGCGCACGCGGCAGATATTTCTCCAGGCGCTGGGCACCAACATGCTGAACGCCAAGGTGATCCTGTTCTACCTCGCCTTCGTGCCCCAGTTCGTCTCGCCCGCCCTGGGCTCGGTCGCCTTGCAGACCTTCATCCTGGGCCTGACGCTGGCGGTCGGCGGCGGCATCTACCTGGGCGTCGTCGCCGCCTTTGCCGCCCGCGCC is a window of Oleomonas cavernae DNA encoding:
- a CDS encoding LysE family translocator; this encodes MTLPLDPHLFKLYLVAATVLILIPGPDFLLVLGRSLFEGRQAGWTAIGGITVGNTIHSTLAAAGISALVAASPTLFQVLKLLGAGYLAWLGARALVAAYHHWRTGAAPAAPVTGNGRTRQIFLQALGTNMLNAKVILFYLAFVPQFVSPALGSVALQTFILGLTLAVGGGIYLGVVAAFAARAANRIAANRWFRTAIEASSGVIFIGFALRLVLVERKFV
- a CDS encoding methyl-accepting chemotaxis protein; protein product: MAIALTVGVAAIGYVSLEEFAGHIGISHDVTAIERGLALVRGAGQVDAAAAGQVDALADQARGLVPALGSSAAAIADDLSAYAGAIRAAAQAQSAGDLAAAEIYTITQSLRTAAAAIERDAAQAAGARENTFNTARAVAAAGRETAERARGLARAADAAGRAVQDFLLGDETAKDRVADSLRATFSLAVDLKRRLGDEEHAATALVVGQYAAQLRQGFAAIVEAQAATVLASAQMREASTSASNAAKRFAGLAGSLLQVSDGDGSGGDGTWRDTAREIERLGFEASFAAEAFRADGDEADAQAAKTAIRDVYTKVTALRRSVPRGAMEEVAAGLANEAQSYRTALAALIEAKAQLDAAQAELATQRLATQASARQIAGLAEELAQGESSEAARSDEDAAQALAALTQARATAAQAASLAAGARDIEVQVNRFLQGEDAQADAVILALGQALDALGSGNGFDTARAQVTDLAAGFARLKQATATLQAARTGMSDAAAQVARNVAEVVGRQDAMARDGRGGAETFVLIGAAVAVLLGIAAALLISRSIARPLVGVTGIIRRIADGNLDIAVEGGERRDEVGEIARAVSILRDRGREAAVLAAEAETLRQGGEAERRARREAERQAEIARQEEAEQQRRKAEQERRQETRALADRFDAEISTIVQALATAAQELEGNARMMTGSAQQVSIEAEGGRAATGSALSGAQSVSAGAEQLSASVAEIGRRISDSSHRTSEAAAQAERSRRTVGSLADAVAQIGEIAGLISAVAGKTNLLALNATIEAARAGEAGKGFAVVAAEVKDLANQTARATEQITQQIDRIQGATQESVAAISGVAAAISELNAIAAAIAAATEQQGASTKEIASSIMQVADGAATADQAIEVVLSTAGATGEAAHQVLAAATAISAETAGLRARVDGFLTQVRAA